In Caproicibacterium amylolyticum, a genomic segment contains:
- a CDS encoding ABC transporter permease, with protein MKAYGKAILRSITNSKARFLAIFIIVALGSGFFAGLAGAAPDMRLTVDRYLDKQNFMDVELISTLGFSAQDAEAVRSSQGVQAVMPTWYEDVLSHVEKEDAVIRIHALPEKGAQDTGGTSMNRPILTSGRWPQSVEECVLDQKKTLTNESLKIGDEVTVQEQGDKKELKKTKFKIVGFVKSPMYLSFTLGNTNIGSGQLNHYLYVLPQVFTNSVYTQLFVTVKDAAALNSFSQEYKDKVKTVTDALTAVGKQRAPLRRAEVVGDAQKELDSSRKTFETQKADAEKQLTDAKAKLDSAAAQLAQNTAKLDSSQKQIAEGAVKLEEARVSYESGLQQYNTQKQRVESQLAAASKKLQSGHDTIQSAQQQIEDSRSELDAQKKQLADVKAQLDNQAQQLAAAQTQWEQSKQKLDAAAGEVEQARAALAQLEAAGQGASQEAKTLRTQITAYEQRTAQLGTAKTELEENQKKLDTARQSYEKQAAAAQPKLEQAQQQIADAQNQLDKQQQTLADGEAAYRTQRQAAQEQLAAAKAKLDSAAEQIAQKTQELEAARQQAASGKTKLAAAQKTLAQNQAKYTQSKADTEAKLAKAEKQIADGEEKLKAVENPTWYVLNRDKNIGYNSFTGDADRMQSIARMFPLFFFLVAALVVLTTMTRMVDEERLQIGTYKALGFSSRQIARKYLLYAMIVSLSGSVTGVVVGCLTLPSVCWNAYRIMYNAPALIPRVDLFYSAVGCIASAAITLAATWGACSAVLRERPAALMQPKAPQPGRRILLERITPLWRHLNFSAKVTARNLFRYKRRLLMTVIGIAGCTALMLTGFGIRDSVVHIVSNQYDDLSQYNMSVELKQTAGISDGAKSILNNHERIRHWMQYACRSADIENTVGTVMSGNLLVPQNTKDLPEFVRLRDRRTKQTVAFDSSSVVVTEKLANRLNLKVGGKVVVPNGDGKKYTFTVTGITENYIYHYVYIAPELYQKVTGETPDYSSIWASDTGNREARSQLSRDLLNESGVTTVIYVDEIANNFDSMIEALNGIILIMILCAGMLSFVVLYNLTNINITERMREMATLRVLGFYEKESAGYIYRETTVLTLIGCLCGLVLGIFMHQAVITTVEVDVCMFGRNIDPLSYLWSILLTLAFTAVVDLLMYPKFKKIDMVESLKSVD; from the coding sequence GCAGGACGCGGAAGCGGTGCGCAGTTCCCAAGGGGTGCAGGCGGTTATGCCCACGTGGTACGAGGATGTGCTTAGCCATGTGGAAAAAGAGGATGCGGTCATCCGGATTCATGCTCTGCCCGAAAAGGGCGCACAGGATACCGGTGGCACCTCCATGAACCGCCCCATTCTCACCTCTGGCCGCTGGCCGCAGTCTGTGGAAGAGTGTGTTCTGGACCAAAAAAAAACACTGACCAATGAGTCCCTGAAAATCGGCGATGAAGTGACTGTGCAGGAACAGGGTGACAAAAAAGAGCTGAAAAAAACAAAGTTTAAAATTGTCGGCTTCGTGAAGTCCCCCATGTACCTCAGCTTTACGCTTGGCAACACCAACATTGGCAGCGGGCAGTTGAACCACTACCTGTATGTGCTGCCGCAGGTGTTTACAAATTCCGTTTACACGCAGCTTTTTGTCACAGTCAAGGACGCAGCCGCGCTGAATTCCTTTTCGCAGGAATATAAAGATAAAGTGAAGACCGTTACCGATGCATTGACCGCAGTCGGCAAGCAGCGCGCGCCCCTGCGCCGTGCGGAAGTTGTTGGTGACGCACAGAAGGAGCTGGACAGCAGCCGCAAGACCTTTGAAACCCAGAAAGCGGATGCAGAAAAGCAGCTGACGGACGCGAAAGCAAAACTGGACAGTGCCGCCGCCCAGCTTGCGCAGAATACTGCCAAACTGGATAGTTCGCAGAAGCAGATTGCAGAAGGCGCTGTAAAGCTGGAGGAAGCGCGCGTTTCCTACGAAAGCGGTCTGCAGCAGTACAACACACAGAAACAGCGGGTGGAAAGCCAGCTGGCGGCAGCCTCAAAAAAGCTGCAGAGCGGGCATGACACCATTCAGAGTGCCCAACAGCAGATTGAGGATAGCCGAAGCGAGCTGGATGCGCAAAAAAAACAGCTGGCAGATGTAAAAGCACAGCTGGACAATCAGGCCCAGCAGCTTGCCGCCGCACAGACCCAGTGGGAACAGTCCAAGCAAAAGCTGGACGCCGCCGCAGGCGAAGTGGAGCAGGCACGCGCCGCGCTGGCACAGCTGGAAGCCGCCGGGCAGGGCGCTTCGCAGGAAGCAAAAACCCTGCGTACGCAGATAACCGCCTATGAACAGCGGACTGCCCAGTTGGGTACCGCCAAAACGGAACTGGAGGAGAACCAGAAAAAGCTGGACACTGCCCGTCAGAGTTACGAAAAGCAGGCAGCTGCGGCACAGCCAAAGCTGGAACAGGCCCAGCAGCAGATTGCGGACGCGCAGAACCAGCTGGACAAACAACAGCAGACCCTTGCGGACGGTGAAGCAGCTTACCGGACACAGCGGCAGGCAGCACAAGAGCAGTTAGCTGCCGCAAAAGCCAAGCTGGACAGCGCCGCTGAGCAGATTGCCCAGAAAACGCAGGAGTTGGAGGCTGCCCGGCAGCAGGCTGCTTCCGGAAAGACCAAGCTTGCCGCTGCACAGAAAACACTTGCGCAAAATCAGGCAAAGTATACGCAGTCCAAAGCAGATACGGAAGCAAAACTTGCCAAAGCGGAAAAGCAGATTGCAGACGGCGAGGAAAAGCTGAAAGCAGTGGAAAATCCCACTTGGTATGTACTGAACCGTGACAAGAATATCGGATATAACAGTTTTACCGGCGATGCGGACCGGATGCAGTCCATTGCCCGCATGTTCCCACTGTTCTTTTTTCTGGTGGCGGCGCTGGTCGTGCTGACGACCATGACCCGTATGGTGGATGAAGAACGGCTGCAGATTGGTACCTACAAGGCACTCGGCTTTTCCAGCAGGCAGATTGCACGCAAATACCTGCTGTATGCGATGATTGTCAGTTTAAGCGGCAGTGTGACCGGTGTGGTCGTTGGCTGTCTTACCCTACCCTCCGTCTGCTGGAACGCGTACAGAATCATGTACAATGCACCGGCACTGATTCCCCGTGTGGATTTGTTCTACTCGGCAGTTGGGTGCATCGCTTCGGCCGCGATTACACTTGCGGCAACGTGGGGTGCCTGCAGCGCGGTGCTTCGGGAGCGTCCGGCTGCCCTGATGCAGCCCAAAGCGCCGCAGCCCGGCCGCCGCATCCTGCTGGAGCGGATCACGCCGCTTTGGCGGCACTTAAATTTTTCCGCCAAAGTTACTGCACGTAACCTGTTTCGCTACAAACGCCGTCTCTTGATGACTGTGATTGGCATTGCAGGCTGTACAGCGCTGATGCTGACAGGCTTCGGTATCCGGGACAGTGTGGTGCACATTGTTTCCAACCAGTATGATGACTTGTCACAGTACAACATGAGCGTAGAATTAAAGCAGACAGCCGGCATTTCGGATGGTGCAAAGAGTATTTTAAACAATCACGAGCGTATCCGCCACTGGATGCAGTATGCCTGCCGTAGTGCGGATATTGAAAATACTGTCGGAACGGTGATGTCCGGCAACCTGCTGGTGCCGCAGAACACAAAGGACTTGCCGGAGTTTGTCCGCCTGCGTGACCGCCGTACCAAACAGACAGTTGCGTTTGACAGCAGCAGCGTGGTTGTAACAGAAAAGTTGGCGAATCGCCTGAATCTAAAAGTAGGCGGCAAGGTTGTGGTACCGAACGGTGACGGAAAAAAATATACCTTTACCGTAACCGGTATTACAGAAAATTATATTTATCACTATGTCTATATCGCGCCGGAGCTTTACCAGAAAGTGACCGGAGAAACACCGGATTACAGCAGTATCTGGGCAAGTGACACCGGTAATCGGGAGGCACGCAGCCAGCTCAGCCGCGACCTGCTGAATGAGAGCGGCGTTACCACGGTGATTTATGTAGATGAAATTGCCAACAACTTTGACAGTATGATAGAGGCGCTAAACGGCATTATTCTCATCATGATTTTGTGTGCGGGCATGCTTTCGTTTGTCGTTCTGTACAACCTGACAAACATTAATATTACTGAGCGTATGCGGGAAATGGCTACCCTGCGGGTGCTGGGCTTTTACGAAAAGGAATCTGCCGGGTACATCTATCGTGAAACCACAGTGCTCACACTGATAGGCTGCCTGTGCGGTTTGGTGCTGGGTATTTTTATGCATCAGGCGGTCATTACCACTGTGGAAGTAGATGTATGTATGTTTGGCCGCAACATCGACCCGCTTTCCTACCTGTGGAGCATCCTGCTGACGCTGGCCTTCACAGCGGTGGTGGATTTACTGATGTACCCCAAATTCAAAAAAATTGATATGGTGGAAAGTTTGAAATCGGTGGATTAA
- a CDS encoding bacteriohemerythrin — MPWTPNLSVGVKMIDDQHKIWFQKAEKLFTAGQKNQAAGYIGELLSFLEDYTKEHFAAEEKYMLSIHYPEYALQKQAHTMFIGRLAKLRSDYEASGGNLTVILNANKIVLDWLTQHISNMDKKIGQYAKTIQK; from the coding sequence ATGCCATGGACACCCAATTTGTCGGTCGGCGTAAAAATGATTGATGACCAACATAAAATCTGGTTTCAAAAAGCCGAAAAGCTGTTCACAGCCGGGCAGAAAAATCAGGCCGCAGGATATATAGGTGAATTGCTCAGTTTCCTTGAGGACTATACAAAAGAGCATTTTGCCGCCGAAGAAAAATATATGCTCAGTATTCATTACCCGGAGTATGCGCTGCAAAAGCAGGCACATACAATGTTTATTGGTCGGCTGGCAAAACTGCGCAGCGATTACGAGGCTTCCGGTGGAAACCTAACCGTTATTTTGAACGCCAACAAGATTGTGCTGGATTGGTTGACACAGCACATTTCCAATATGGATAAGAAGATTGGGCAGTATGCCAAAACCATTCAAAAGTAA